Proteins encoded by one window of Streptococcus sanguinis:
- a CDS encoding DJ-1 family glyoxalase III — MKKAALLLAPGFEEIEALTVVDVLRRAGLVCDMIGFAESVTGSHAITVQADQVWKGRLDDYDMVILPGGMPGSANLRDDDRLMQLLQDFQQADKFIAAICAAPIALDRAGVLTGKYFTCYDGAQDNIKNGTYRKETVLVDGKLITSRGPSTALAFAYELVRQLGGDADQLADAMLYTDVFGN, encoded by the coding sequence ATGAAAAAAGCAGCTTTACTCTTAGCTCCCGGCTTTGAAGAAATCGAGGCCTTGACAGTTGTGGATGTCTTGCGCCGTGCAGGTCTTGTCTGTGATATGATTGGTTTTGCTGAATCAGTGACTGGCTCTCACGCCATCACTGTTCAAGCGGATCAGGTCTGGAAGGGGCGACTGGATGACTACGATATGGTCATTTTGCCAGGGGGGATGCCAGGATCGGCCAATCTTCGTGACGATGACCGCCTGATGCAGCTTTTGCAGGACTTTCAGCAGGCGGATAAATTCATCGCTGCCATCTGTGCCGCCCCCATTGCTCTTGACCGCGCAGGTGTCTTGACTGGTAAGTATTTCACTTGCTATGATGGTGCGCAAGACAATATTAAAAATGGAACTTACCGTAAAGAAACAGTTCTTGTTGATGGGAAGCTGATTACTAGCCGTGGTCCATCAACTGCCTTGGCTTTCGCCTATGAGCTGGTTCGCCAGTTGGGCGGAGACGCTGACCAGTTGGCTGATGCTATGCTTTATACAGATGTATTTGGAAATTAA
- the eno gene encoding surface-displayed alpha-enolase produces the protein MSIITDVYAREVLDSRGNPTLEVEVYTESGAFGRGMVPSGASTGEHEAVELRDGDKSRYGGLGTQKAVDNVNNVIADAIIGYDVRDQQAIDRAMIALDGTPNKGKLGANAILGVSIAVARAAADYLEIPLYSYLGGFNTKVLPTPMMNIINGGSHSDAPIAFQEFMILPVGAPTFKEALRYGAEIFHALKKILKSRGLETAVGDEGGFAPRFEGTEDGVETIIAAIEAAGYVPGKDVFIGFDCASSEFYDKERKVYDYTKFEGEGAAVRTSAEQIDYLEELVNKYPIITIEDGMDENDWDGWKALTERLGKKVQLVGDDFFVTNTDYLARGIKEGAANSILIKVNQIGTLTETFEAIEMAKEAGYTAVVSHRSGETEDSTIADIAVATNAGQIKTGSLSRTDRIAKYNQLLRIEDQLGEVAQYKGLQAFYNLKK, from the coding sequence ATGTCAATTATTACTGATGTTTACGCTCGCGAAGTCCTAGACTCACGCGGTAACCCAACACTTGAAGTAGAAGTTTATACTGAATCAGGTGCTTTCGGACGTGGTATGGTTCCTTCAGGAGCTTCTACAGGTGAACACGAAGCAGTTGAACTTCGTGATGGCGACAAATCTCGTTACGGTGGTCTTGGTACACAAAAAGCAGTTGATAATGTAAACAACGTTATCGCTGACGCTATTATCGGTTACGATGTTCGTGACCAACAAGCTATCGACCGTGCAATGATTGCTTTGGACGGTACTCCTAACAAAGGTAAATTGGGTGCGAACGCAATCCTTGGTGTGTCTATCGCTGTAGCTCGTGCTGCTGCTGACTACCTTGAAATCCCTCTTTACAGCTACCTTGGCGGATTCAACACTAAAGTTCTTCCAACTCCAATGATGAACATCATCAATGGTGGATCTCACTCTGATGCTCCAATCGCATTCCAAGAGTTCATGATCTTGCCAGTTGGTGCTCCAACATTCAAAGAAGCTCTTCGTTACGGTGCTGAAATCTTCCACGCTCTTAAGAAAATCCTTAAATCTCGTGGTTTGGAAACTGCCGTTGGTGATGAAGGTGGATTCGCTCCTCGCTTTGAAGGAACTGAAGATGGTGTAGAAACTATCATCGCTGCTATTGAAGCTGCTGGCTATGTTCCAGGTAAAGATGTATTTATCGGATTTGACTGTGCATCATCAGAATTCTACGATAAAGAACGTAAAGTATACGACTACACTAAATTTGAAGGTGAAGGCGCTGCTGTTCGTACATCTGCAGAGCAAATCGACTACCTTGAAGAGTTGGTTAACAAATACCCAATCATCACTATCGAAGATGGTATGGATGAAAATGACTGGGATGGTTGGAAAGCTCTTACTGAACGTCTTGGTAAGAAAGTACAACTTGTTGGTGACGACTTCTTCGTAACAAACACTGACTACCTTGCACGTGGTATCAAAGAAGGTGCTGCTAACTCAATCCTTATCAAAGTTAACCAAATCGGTACTCTTACTGAAACTTTTGAAGCGATTGAAATGGCTAAAGAAGCTGGTTACACTGCAGTTGTATCACACCGTTCAGGTGAAACTGAAGATTCAACAATCGCTGACATCGCTGTTGCAACTAATGCAGGTCAAATCAAGACTGGTTCACTTTCACGTACAGACCGTATTGCTAAATACAACCAATTGCTTCGTATCGAAGATCAACTTGGTGAAGTTGCTCAATACAAAGGTCTTCAAGCTTTCTATAACTTGAAAAAATAA
- the serB gene encoding phosphoserine phosphatase SerB, whose product MKTVKGLLVMDVDSTLIMEEGIDLLGEEAGVGAQVAAITERAMRGELDFEAALRERVALLKGLPEDIFARIAERINFTPGAEDLVDELHKRGYKVGLVSGGFHETVDRLAEQLGIDYVKANRLEIQHGFLTGRVLGEIVTKDTKLAMLKAWAAENKFELNQTIAMGDGANDLPMIRAAGIGIAFMAKPIVREQAPYQIQECNLYRVIDLLDNRKE is encoded by the coding sequence ATGAAAACAGTCAAAGGCTTGTTAGTCATGGATGTAGATAGCACCTTAATCATGGAAGAAGGGATTGACCTGCTAGGAGAGGAGGCTGGTGTAGGAGCTCAGGTTGCGGCCATTACTGAGCGTGCCATGCGAGGAGAGTTGGACTTTGAAGCTGCCTTACGTGAGCGGGTGGCCCTTTTAAAAGGGCTGCCAGAGGATATTTTTGCTCGAATTGCTGAAAGGATAAACTTCACGCCAGGAGCCGAGGACTTGGTCGATGAGCTGCATAAACGTGGTTATAAAGTAGGCTTGGTGTCAGGTGGTTTTCATGAGACGGTGGACAGACTGGCTGAGCAGCTTGGAATTGACTACGTCAAGGCAAATCGTTTGGAAATTCAACATGGCTTTTTGACAGGCCGAGTCTTAGGAGAGATTGTCACTAAGGATACCAAGCTCGCCATGCTAAAAGCATGGGCGGCTGAAAATAAGTTTGAATTAAATCAAACAATTGCTATGGGAGATGGCGCCAATGATCTGCCTATGATTCGAGCGGCAGGGATAGGAATTGCCTTTATGGCCAAGCCTATAGTGCGCGAGCAGGCCCCTTATCAGATTCAAGAATGCAATCTCTATCGGGTCATTGATCTTTTAGACAATAGAAAAGAGTAG
- a CDS encoding HAD-IA family hydrolase, which translates to MNYQDYIWDLGGTLLDNYETSTAAFVQTLKEFGLQAGHDEVYKALKVSTDYAVQQFAPQEKDFLKFYKANEAEELTHPVLFDGAADLLRRIVAKGGRNFLVSHRDNQVLEILEKTAIASAFTEVVTSANGFPRKPSPDSMLYLKDKYQIASGLVIGDRPLDIEAGQAAGFDTYLFDNMQHLEEFIDID; encoded by the coding sequence ATGAATTATCAAGATTACATCTGGGATTTAGGTGGAACACTCTTGGATAATTATGAAACTTCGACAGCAGCTTTTGTTCAAACCTTGAAAGAGTTTGGTCTGCAAGCTGGTCACGACGAAGTTTATAAGGCCCTCAAGGTGTCTACGGACTATGCAGTCCAGCAGTTTGCTCCCCAAGAAAAAGACTTTTTAAAGTTTTATAAGGCCAATGAAGCAGAAGAGTTGACTCACCCTGTCTTATTTGACGGCGCGGCAGACTTGCTTAGGCGGATTGTGGCCAAGGGGGGTCGGAACTTTCTGGTCTCCCACCGGGACAACCAAGTGCTGGAAATCTTGGAGAAAACGGCCATTGCATCAGCATTTACAGAAGTGGTGACATCGGCGAATGGCTTTCCGAGGAAACCCTCTCCAGACTCCATGCTCTATCTAAAAGACAAGTATCAGATTGCCTCTGGCTTGGTCATTGGTGACCGTCCGCTGGATATTGAAGCAGGGCAGGCAGCTGGCTTTGACACCTATCTCTTTGATAATATGCAGCATCTTGAAGAATTTATAGATATTGATTAG
- a CDS encoding DUF1694 domain-containing protein yields MTDINKVIMEKAQGGVKLNPDEQRRFLGTFEERVLASCSIEQANETLIRSHFKEMLSSIMKNCQPVIVKISPEVESGNQIFYLKTSKELGCEATIVSSDYQSSPFGLIVHSDHLVQVDDKDMNQQFAGLLQPAEKPAKEKRSLWKKWFG; encoded by the coding sequence ATGACTGATATTAATAAAGTAATCATGGAAAAAGCCCAGGGCGGAGTCAAGCTCAACCCTGATGAACAGCGTAGATTTTTAGGGACTTTTGAGGAGCGAGTGCTGGCCTCCTGCTCTATTGAGCAAGCCAACGAGACTCTCATTCGCAGTCATTTCAAGGAAATGCTCAGCAGCATCATGAAAAACTGCCAACCTGTAATTGTCAAAATTTCCCCAGAAGTCGAGTCAGGCAATCAAATCTTTTATCTAAAAACCTCCAAGGAACTGGGCTGCGAGGCTACTATTGTCTCAAGCGATTACCAGTCTTCTCCTTTTGGCCTGATTGTCCATAGCGACCATCTTGTCCAAGTAGATGATAAGGATATGAACCAACAGTTTGCTGGACTCCTTCAGCCAGCAGAAAAACCAGCAAAAGAAAAGCGCTCCCTCTGGAAAAAATGGTTTGGATAG
- the mgtE gene encoding magnesium transporter has product MEELLNQVLLSQDSEVFNQIFDDYYPIDIALSLEALEDDEGNLLKTFTEMASDDQLVEILKEAEPELQRKIIQSISFKRTSTLFHLMPDDDVVDILGYLSVDLRKQYLSMMKNTSQENLKAMLAYDPQTAGGLMTTEFITLNENLTVSATLNKLREISPNTEVIDTLFIRNVHHSLVGWIDIRDLFIHDAEMKLSEFMNTQIVSVTPEVDQEEVAQLSAKYNLSVVPVVNHRQVLLGIITIDDIVDVLQEEYQEDILRMGGVQESEEIGGPFKESLKKRLPWLMINLVTAFLASATVALFDDTISKVVALAAISPIITGMGGNSASQTLALVIQGIALGKLDLKEDRNLVFKEIVLALVNGFFTGLIAAIVMFVFYQNFYLSVIVVLAMMINLACGALFGYFVPLIIKTLHQDPALASTIFITTATDVLGYLAFLGLAQIFLPLIL; this is encoded by the coding sequence ATGGAAGAATTATTAAATCAGGTCTTACTATCACAGGATAGTGAAGTTTTCAATCAGATATTTGACGATTACTATCCCATTGATATTGCTCTTTCTTTGGAGGCCTTGGAGGATGATGAAGGGAATCTTCTCAAAACCTTTACAGAAATGGCTAGTGATGATCAATTGGTAGAGATTTTAAAAGAAGCCGAGCCGGAGTTGCAACGAAAGATTATCCAATCGATTTCTTTCAAACGTACCAGCACTCTTTTTCATCTTATGCCAGATGATGATGTGGTAGATATTTTGGGTTACTTGAGTGTGGACTTGCGTAAGCAATACTTAAGTATGATGAAAAATACCAGTCAAGAGAATTTGAAAGCTATGTTGGCTTACGATCCTCAGACAGCTGGTGGTCTGATGACGACAGAATTCATTACCTTAAATGAAAATCTGACCGTCTCAGCAACTCTCAATAAATTGAGGGAGATTTCGCCCAATACGGAAGTTATTGATACCTTATTTATAAGGAATGTGCATCATTCGCTAGTTGGCTGGATTGATATCCGTGATTTGTTTATTCATGATGCGGAGATGAAACTCAGTGAATTTATGAATACTCAGATAGTGAGTGTAACACCAGAGGTTGACCAAGAGGAAGTGGCACAGCTTTCTGCCAAATATAATTTATCTGTCGTACCGGTCGTCAATCATCGGCAGGTATTGCTAGGAATCATCACTATTGACGATATCGTCGATGTTTTGCAAGAAGAGTATCAAGAAGATATCTTGCGGATGGGTGGTGTCCAAGAAAGTGAAGAAATTGGAGGACCTTTCAAAGAATCACTCAAGAAACGCTTACCTTGGTTGATGATTAACCTAGTGACAGCCTTTCTAGCTTCTGCGACAGTGGCACTTTTTGATGATACGATTTCAAAAGTTGTAGCATTAGCAGCGATTAGTCCTATTATCACAGGAATGGGCGGAAATTCTGCCTCTCAGACACTTGCTTTAGTTATCCAGGGAATTGCCTTGGGGAAACTGGATCTGAAAGAAGATCGGAATTTAGTATTCAAAGAAATCGTGCTAGCTTTGGTTAATGGTTTCTTTACTGGCTTGATTGCAGCGATTGTCATGTTCGTCTTCTATCAAAATTTCTATCTGTCTGTTATTGTGGTATTGGCTATGATGATCAATCTAGCATGTGGTGCTCTATTTGGTTACTTTGTACCGTTGATTATCAAGACCCTGCATCAGGATCCGGCTCTAGCCTCGACCATTTTCATTACCACAGCAACAGATGTGTTAGGTTATCTAGCTTTTCTAGGCTTAGCACAAATTTTCTTACCATTGATTTTATAA
- the gyrB gene encoding DNA topoisomerase (ATP-hydrolyzing) subunit B has protein sequence MTEEKQQDIQAQEYDASQIQVLEGLEAVRMRPGMYIGSTSKEGLHHLVWEIVDNSIDEALAGFASHIQVFIEKDNSITVVDNGRGIPVDIQEKTGRPAVETVFTVLHAGGKFGGGGYKVSGGLHGVGSSVVNALSTQLDVRVYKNGQIHYQEYRRGHVVADLEIIGETDRTGTTVHFTPDPEIFTETVEFDFEKLNKRVQELAFLNRGLRISITDKRDGMEQVKDYHYEGGIASYVQYINENKDVIFETPIYTDGEMDDITVEVAMQYTTGYHETVMSFANNIHTHEGGTHEQGFRTALTRVINDYAKKNKLLKENEDNLTGEDVREGLTAVISVKHPNPQFEGQTKTKLGNSEVVKITNRLFSEAFSDFLLENPAVARKIVEKGILASKARIAAKRAREVTRKKSGLEISNLPGKLADCSSNDPQETELFIVEGDSAGGSAKSGRNREFQAILPIRGKILNVEKASMDKILANEEIRSLFTAMGTGFGADFDVSKARYQKLVIMTDADVDGAHIRTLLLTLIYRYMKPVLEAGFVYIAQPPIYGVKVGSEVKEYIQPGANQEEELQAALARYSEGRSKPTIQRYKGLGEMDDHQLWETTMNPEHRLMARVSVDDAAEADKIFDMLMGDRVEPRREFIEENAVYSTLDV, from the coding sequence ATGACAGAAGAAAAGCAGCAAGATATACAGGCCCAGGAATATGATGCCAGTCAGATTCAGGTCTTAGAAGGCTTAGAAGCCGTTCGTATGCGTCCAGGAATGTATATCGGTTCGACCTCCAAGGAAGGTCTTCACCATTTAGTATGGGAAATTGTTGACAACTCAATTGATGAGGCGTTGGCTGGTTTTGCCAGTCACATTCAGGTCTTTATCGAAAAAGACAATTCCATCACGGTAGTAGATAACGGTCGGGGAATTCCCGTTGATATTCAGGAGAAAACAGGCCGTCCGGCCGTGGAAACCGTCTTTACCGTGCTCCACGCCGGAGGAAAATTCGGCGGTGGGGGATACAAGGTATCAGGAGGTCTGCACGGTGTGGGCTCTTCCGTTGTAAATGCCCTATCCACTCAGCTGGATGTCCGTGTTTATAAGAACGGTCAGATTCATTACCAAGAATATCGTCGTGGTCATGTAGTCGCTGATCTAGAAATCATCGGTGAGACAGACCGTACTGGTACGACAGTTCATTTCACACCGGATCCAGAGATTTTCACTGAAACAGTAGAATTTGACTTTGAAAAGCTCAATAAGCGGGTACAAGAACTGGCCTTCCTCAATCGTGGTCTCAGAATTTCCATCACTGATAAGCGAGATGGAATGGAGCAGGTCAAGGATTACCACTATGAGGGTGGGATTGCCAGCTATGTCCAATACATCAATGAAAATAAGGATGTAATCTTTGAAACGCCGATTTATACTGACGGCGAAATGGACGACATTACGGTTGAAGTAGCTATGCAGTATACGACTGGCTACCACGAAACAGTCATGAGCTTTGCTAATAACATCCACACCCACGAGGGTGGAACACATGAGCAAGGCTTCCGGACAGCCCTGACAAGGGTTATCAATGATTATGCCAAGAAAAACAAGCTTCTCAAAGAAAACGAGGACAATCTGACTGGAGAAGATGTGCGTGAGGGACTGACAGCGGTCATCTCTGTCAAGCATCCTAACCCTCAGTTTGAAGGTCAGACCAAGACCAAGCTAGGCAATAGCGAAGTGGTCAAGATTACCAATCGTCTCTTCAGTGAAGCTTTCTCCGATTTCCTTTTGGAAAATCCTGCGGTAGCTCGAAAAATCGTTGAAAAAGGAATTTTGGCTTCTAAAGCAAGAATTGCTGCCAAGCGAGCTCGGGAAGTAACCCGCAAGAAGTCTGGCTTAGAAATCTCCAATCTGCCAGGTAAATTGGCTGACTGCTCGTCCAACGACCCGCAGGAAACTGAACTTTTCATCGTGGAGGGGGATTCAGCGGGTGGTTCAGCTAAGTCCGGCCGTAACCGTGAATTTCAGGCCATTTTGCCAATTCGTGGTAAGATTCTCAACGTTGAAAAAGCCAGCATGGATAAGATTTTGGCCAATGAAGAAATCCGCAGTCTCTTTACTGCTATGGGAACTGGTTTCGGTGCTGACTTTGATGTCAGCAAGGCCCGCTACCAAAAACTAGTCATCATGACCGATGCCGATGTAGACGGTGCTCACATTCGGACCCTGCTCTTGACTTTGATTTACCGCTATATGAAGCCGGTGCTGGAAGCTGGATTTGTCTATATCGCTCAGCCGCCAATCTATGGTGTCAAGGTCGGAAGTGAAGTCAAAGAATACATCCAGCCAGGTGCCAACCAAGAAGAAGAGCTTCAAGCTGCTTTGGCTCGCTACAGTGAAGGTCGCTCCAAGCCAACCATTCAACGCTATAAAGGGCTCGGAGAGATGGATGACCATCAGCTGTGGGAGACAACTATGAATCCTGAACATCGCTTGATGGCACGGGTTTCAGTGGATGATGCAGCGGAAGCTGACAAGATTTTTGACATGCTGATGGGGGATCGCGTTGAACCTCGTCGTGAATTTATCGAAGAAAATGCTGTATACAGTACGCTCGACGTCTAA
- the ezrA gene encoding septation ring formation regulator EzrA yields the protein MSIGLVILVAVVALLLVVGYGTAVLMRKRNEALLQNLEERKEALYNLPVNDEVEEVKNMHLIGQSQVAFREWNQKWVDLSLNSFADIENNLFEAEGYNNSFRFIKAKHAIGNIESQIDLIEEDIKMIRAALEDLKEQESKNSGRVLHALDLFEKLQTQVAENADSYGQALAEIEKQLENIQSEFSQFVTLNSSGDPVEAAEILDKAEDHILALTHIVEKVPAIVEELTVKLPDQLEDLESGHRKLLESGYHFIETDIESRFQQLHASLKRNEANISALELDNAEYENEQAQEEINALYEIFTREIDAHKVVEKLIKNLPSYLAHTKENNQQLQKEIERLSQTFLISDTETSHVKELQAELSAQEDVVLSAVEDSSETKQAYSVVQEELEAIQERLKEIEDEQISLGEALAEIEKDDANARQKVNIYANKLHTIKRYMEKRNLPGIPDSFLEIFFSTSNNIEELVKELEATRVNIESVNRWLEILGNDMEQLEEETYRIVQDATLTEQLLQYSNRYRSFDDNVQAAFNKSLYVFEHDYDYAQSLEIISKALDLVEPGVTERFVTSYEKTRENIRF from the coding sequence ATGTCTATTGGACTAGTTATTCTCGTTGCTGTGGTAGCTCTGCTTTTGGTTGTCGGCTATGGTACTGCAGTTTTGATGAGAAAGAGAAATGAAGCTTTACTTCAAAATTTGGAGGAGAGAAAAGAAGCACTCTATAATCTCCCTGTGAATGATGAAGTTGAAGAAGTAAAAAATATGCATTTGATTGGGCAGAGTCAGGTAGCCTTCCGTGAATGGAATCAAAAATGGGTAGACCTGTCCTTAAATTCATTTGCTGATATTGAAAATAATCTATTTGAAGCAGAAGGGTACAATAATTCTTTCCGTTTCATAAAAGCCAAGCATGCTATCGGCAATATTGAGAGTCAGATTGATTTGATTGAAGAAGATATCAAGATGATTCGTGCAGCCTTGGAAGATCTTAAAGAGCAAGAGTCTAAGAACAGCGGTCGTGTGCTCCATGCCTTGGATTTGTTTGAAAAACTGCAAACCCAGGTGGCGGAGAATGCAGACTCGTATGGGCAAGCCCTAGCTGAGATTGAGAAACAGCTGGAAAATATCCAGTCAGAGTTTTCTCAGTTTGTGACCCTTAATTCTTCAGGTGACCCGGTTGAAGCAGCTGAAATCTTGGATAAGGCAGAGGATCATATCCTTGCTCTGACACATATTGTTGAGAAAGTTCCTGCCATTGTCGAAGAGTTGACTGTGAAACTGCCAGATCAGTTGGAAGACTTAGAATCTGGTCACCGTAAGCTCTTGGAATCTGGTTATCACTTTATCGAAACAGATATAGAGTCTCGTTTCCAACAGCTTCACGCAAGCCTCAAACGCAATGAAGCTAATATTTCAGCCCTAGAGCTGGATAATGCTGAGTATGAAAATGAGCAGGCGCAAGAAGAGATTAACGCTCTCTATGAAATTTTTACGCGGGAAATTGACGCCCATAAAGTAGTGGAGAAGTTGATTAAAAACTTGCCTAGCTACCTGGCTCATACAAAGGAAAACAACCAGCAACTCCAAAAAGAGATAGAACGTTTATCTCAAACCTTCCTTATCTCTGATACAGAAACTTCTCATGTCAAGGAGTTGCAGGCCGAGCTTTCTGCCCAGGAAGATGTAGTACTTAGCGCGGTAGAAGATTCTTCTGAAACCAAGCAAGCTTATTCTGTGGTTCAGGAAGAGTTGGAAGCTATCCAAGAGCGTTTGAAAGAAATCGAAGATGAGCAGATTTCTCTTGGTGAAGCACTTGCAGAGATTGAAAAAGATGATGCCAACGCTCGCCAGAAGGTCAATATCTATGCTAACAAATTGCATACCATTAAGAGATATATGGAAAAACGCAATTTGCCAGGTATTCCAGACTCTTTCTTAGAAATTTTCTTCTCAACCAGCAATAATATTGAAGAGTTGGTAAAGGAATTGGAAGCTACACGAGTCAATATCGAATCAGTTAACCGTTGGCTGGAAATTCTAGGGAATGATATGGAGCAATTGGAAGAAGAAACCTATCGTATCGTCCAAGATGCTACCTTGACTGAGCAGCTGCTGCAGTATTCAAACCGCTATCGTTCCTTTGATGATAATGTACAGGCGGCCTTCAACAAGTCCTTGTATGTCTTTGAACATGACTACGACTATGCTCAATCTTTGGAAATCATTTCAAAAGCTTTGGATCTTGTCGAGCCAGGCGTGACAGAGCGTTTTGTGACATCCTACGAAAAAACACGCGAGAATATTCGTTTTTAA
- a CDS encoding glycerate kinase, whose product MQILIAPDSFKESLSATQVAQALQTGFSQALPDASFDLLPVGDGGEGTMAALTAALGWAEFHHTVTGPFGQPVKMPYARNGQQALFEMADLVGLASIPKEKRNPLALETKGLGELILHLAEDGVRKILVGVGGSASNDGGIGLAAGLGYEFFDADNHRLRPIGSFLGKVARISAEQVPAFLKEVEIEILTDVDNPLCGERGATTVFGGQKGLAPLLFSQVDQAMADFYQLVDPQVIDMDGAGAGGGMAAGLVAFAGGKIVSGIETCLDLLDFDDRVKKADLVVVGEGRMDRQSLAGKAPIGVARRTPEGIPVLAICGSLADDLPDFPVENIQAAFPIIAQADSLDKILEQAEQNLIRTARNIGHLLKMKKSG is encoded by the coding sequence ATGCAGATCCTAATTGCACCGGATTCTTTCAAGGAAAGTTTGTCAGCTACTCAGGTTGCTCAAGCTCTGCAGACAGGATTTTCTCAGGCCTTGCCAGATGCCAGCTTTGACTTGCTACCGGTCGGTGACGGCGGCGAGGGGACAATGGCTGCGCTGACAGCAGCCTTGGGCTGGGCTGAATTTCATCACACTGTGACTGGACCCTTTGGCCAGCCAGTAAAAATGCCCTACGCCAGAAATGGTCAGCAAGCGCTTTTTGAAATGGCTGACTTGGTAGGACTTGCCTCTATTCCTAAGGAAAAACGAAATCCCTTGGCCTTAGAGACCAAAGGGTTGGGAGAATTGATTTTGCACCTAGCTGAAGACGGTGTTAGAAAAATTTTAGTTGGTGTTGGAGGTTCGGCCAGCAATGACGGTGGAATTGGACTGGCAGCGGGCCTGGGCTATGAATTTTTCGATGCGGACAATCATAGACTGCGCCCCATTGGCTCGTTTTTGGGAAAGGTTGCCCGAATATCAGCTGAGCAGGTTCCTGCTTTCTTGAAAGAAGTTGAGATTGAGATTTTGACGGATGTAGACAATCCTCTATGCGGTGAGCGTGGTGCGACAACTGTTTTCGGAGGTCAGAAAGGTCTAGCACCCTTATTATTCTCTCAAGTGGATCAAGCCATGGCAGATTTCTATCAGTTGGTTGATCCTCAGGTGATTGATATGGATGGAGCTGGAGCCGGAGGCGGAATGGCTGCAGGACTGGTCGCTTTTGCTGGAGGAAAAATCGTTTCGGGTATCGAAACCTGTTTAGATTTACTGGATTTTGATGACAGAGTTAAAAAAGCGGACTTGGTCGTCGTTGGCGAAGGACGGATGGACCGTCAGTCTTTGGCGGGTAAGGCACCAATCGGGGTCGCAAGACGAACACCTGAAGGCATTCCTGTACTGGCTATTTGCGGCAGTCTGGCAGATGATTTACCGGATTTCCCAGTTGAGAATATTCAGGCAGCTTTTCCTATTATTGCACAAGCAGATAGTTTAGATAAGATCCTAGAGCAGGCCGAGCAAAATTTGATTCGAACAGCCAGAAATATTGGGCATCTACTAAAAATGAAAAAAAGCGGTTAG